From one Catharus ustulatus isolate bCatUst1 chromosome 1, bCatUst1.pri.v2, whole genome shotgun sequence genomic stretch:
- the NPVF gene encoding pro-FMRFamide-related neuropeptide VF — translation MKIISTKKFILFALATVIFLTANSICLNEPVKFRLQSREDNDDKYYQIKENILEEKQRSLNFDEMEDWGSKDIIKMNPFTASKMPNSVVNLPLRFGRNYPEERSIKPFANLPLRFGRAFGDNIPNHAPKVSHRLGRSPLVKGSSQSLLNLPQRFGKSLPVNLPEDIQESEPGI, via the exons atgaaaataatttcaaccaAGAAGTTTATTCTGTTTGCTCTAGCTACAGTGATCTTTCTCACAGCAAACAGCATATGCCTAAATGAACCAGTGAAGttcaggctgcagagcagagaagacAATGATGATAAATATTATCAG attaaagaaaatattttggaagaaaagcagaggagtCTCAATTTTGATGAAATGGAAGACTGGGGATCAAAAGATATCATTAAAATGAACCCTTTTACAGCAAGCAAGATGCCAAATTCCGTTGTTAATTTACCTCTTAGATTTGGAAGAAATTATCCAGAAGAAAGAAGCATTAAACCATTTGCTAATTTGCCCCTGAGATTTGGAAGAGCTTTTGGAGACAACATACCTAATCATGCTCCAAAGGTATCACACAGGCTTGGGAGATCTCCACTTGTTAAAGGTTCCAGTCAATCACTTCTAAATTTGCCACAGAGATTTGGGAAGTCACTGCCTGTCAATCTGCCTGAAGACATTCAGGAATCTGAACCAG GGATATGA